Part of the Trichoderma asperellum chromosome 1, complete sequence genome is shown below.
CCGGAAGGGTCAGTACCGGATATCGGAGATTTAGAGAGACGGTTTGcggcgttgaagaagaggtgaAGCGCACATGCTATGGCTATGATGTGATAATGGGCCGGATGGAACAAATGGAATATTACTGCGAGAGCGAGCGATGCAAACCATTTCAGAGAAAGCAGGGCAGAGCGGATCAGAGCGGTACAAAGCACATGCTGGCGAGATACAGACACTTGTTATTACGCGAGCTGGGCGGCGCACCTAGGTGGTGTACTGTATttgtatatacctactacctTATACTTCTTGTGCCGTTACCTCCAACTGCCGTGCCATCGCCGATATTTGGGTGGCTACGGTAGCAGTACCACCCGTTGACGTACCTGTCCATGCCTGTGTAGGGTGTAGGTACACATGGGTTCCATGAATAAATGCGTGTGGCCGTGACTCCACGAAAATACGCCCACGCGCATCATCCAAGCACTgcatatatttttttttatcccccTGGCCTGGTTGGCCTCTTTTTCATGCCGCAAATTGGACCAGTCACGAGCACCGACTCTTGTTACACAGCATGAGCTATTTGGCCAGGCATTATTTAAGGTGCCAGCGTTGCCATGCAGCTCTGCCTCGGGTTCcgttcctctttttttattttattttattttctgttgctgctctcccctccttctttctcAGACCctactttctttctctcttcccctcccAGACCCTGGACTTTTTATCATGTTAGTCTGACGGAGGCTTTTCCATTCGTCTCTTTCCTTTAGAGGTTCGCGTTCATGTGCTCTCACTGATacgagagatagagagacaATCTGTCTTTCATCAACATTGACTCTGTATTTGCCTCATCATCGACTGCCATAAGGGCTTGTTCATTCCCTAGACTGACGGTTGGCTCTCAATTTGTCTTACTGGCTGGTTCGCAGTCGCTGGCTTTTCTGCTGCGTGCTTTGGCGGTTGCCCAGGTGCCAGCTGCCAACATGTCGCCTCACGTGCTCGTGCAAGCAGAGAGGCATGAAGAACCGAAGAAGCTTGGCACCCTGactgcttctcttttcttctgccttgtctgcctctccatcttcacacTCGCCTCACTCTTTGTGGCCCATCTTGAAAGATACAAACGGCAGATTGTGCGTATCTTGCTTAGTCCCTTTGATACCCCCGACGAAGGGGATGACGCCCAGCTACGCCGagatctttttcttcatcaacaaCTCAATGAAAAGGATTTTAGCCAGCTTGACCAACAACTGAACGGACCTTCTTCCCCGTTGCCCTCCAACAATCACGACCACAAGCACTCCTTCACAATGGGGGATGCCAAGTTCTCTATGGATTCCAATGACCAGGTGCTCTTTCACGTGCAAGTCACCATGGGATGCAATGGCCTTCGGGACCTCTACAACGTCGGCTTCATGCGTCAAGATACACTTGAGAAGAGAATTGACGGAGCCATCAACCAGCTCTCGATTATCAACATCGTCTCCATCTGTGCCATTTGGCTTCGGGAGAAGATCTGCCGCAACTCCTTCGCTGGTACTTCGCCCAACGTTAAAGATCTATGTGTCTTCCTTCAACGCAGAGGCTGCTCTCAAGACATGTGCTGCCAGATTTTCTACACAGCATTTCACAGATTGCGCCCTCACCTTGCCAGCCAAGTTTCGCTGCGAGTTTCTGGAGAAACTCTGACTGACTTCCGCTCCATCGTGGATTATATCTATGATCACTGGCACCGATGGGTAGAAGAtgctcaagctgctgctgatcaTGCTGCGCTTCTCGCTGCTGCTAAGGATCCTCTCCCCCAGACTTACCCTGCCTATAATCACAACCTCCAATCAATGCCAAAGGGAAAGTATCAGAAGCATGTGCAAGAAAGCTTCAGCAAACTTCACAGACACCAGAATCATCACTATTACCACGACAGTGTCAAGGTCGAAGATGGGCCTGCTCCGCTGCATGAGGAACATCAACCCGAAGACTGTGCCCCCTATGACCTCGGACAAGCCAGCACCTGGGGCTCCGCGCCTGACCAGGCTGGAAAATGCAGGACTCGAAGTGACGACTGTGTTTGTAAGCAGTGCAGTATCACAGGTTGGCTCCCCCTTGTTGCGACCCCCCCTGACGGCGCTGCTCTTGCCGATACTTTCCTTGCTCTTTCTCCTACTGCATCAGATTCTGTAGATCTTCTTGGCTTATTCAATGAGGTTACCGCAGTCCCCcgagagaaaaagaataaaaccGCCCTTAATCAACTTGTTCCTGGGCCTGAATATGTTTGCCCAAATTGTGGCCAACAGGGTGATCACTATAATTATTTCTGCACCGTCAATAGCAAGTCAGCCAACTTCGTCTATAAACCAGGCTTTAAGGAGATGGCAGATTTATCGAATGACAAAATGCACATGGATCCCCAGCGCGCGGCCTGGATGGCGACTGGTAGCAATTATGCCGATGAGCTACTGCCCAAGCAAGTGCCATCTGCTCAGCTGGAAGCAGATGATAAATCGTCTTCGGATTTAATCATGCTTAATAGCGGCTCTGAGATCGAAGAGGCCAAATTCACTTGTTTCAATGATGTTGGTGGCAAAGAATTTGGCAGTGGCCCTACTTTGAGAGGGGTCCGACACACTGACGGCCGTTTGTCACCTTAGGAAGTTGTAAGTGTCTTTGACCTATCTATTTGGCTGCGCTAAACAACGGTTGGAAAATACTGTAACTaatattcttctcctctATATAGGATCGTGgcggcaaagaagagaaggaataTGTTGATACGAAGAGCCTTGTTTTTTCGTATGACTTGATCTGTATtgacagcgatgatgattatggtggtgatggctgcGTGGCAGAAGCTGATCGTTTCCTTACAacagttgaagaagagaaaagacaagGTGGCTGCAGTATGATAATTCCaggtcaagaagaagcacgcaaaaagcagaaactggaagaagaatatgAGGGACCATTCCTTCTTGATAGTCTCATGGGAATGGATGAGGGAGAATGCTTTGCACCGGGGCTTGCGCCGTGCACTCAGACACCGCAGCCGCAATTGCAGCCGCAAGACAAGTCGGATATCTATCTTGGAGTCACCAACAAGCCGCTTGGCAGAGGTCCGCCGTATGACCCAGCCGTTCACGAGTTATTCCACAACCAAGACAATACGTGGATCCAGATGGCAAACCGCCCAACAGCACTTGATTTGTGGGATACAATGTATCTTGATGAATGCCACCAATCGCCGTCAGAATCTGAATACGATCCATACTAAGGGCCCACGGGATAAAGTTCATTGTGCTGCAATGGGACTTCACTTACGAATATTGCGGCAAGGCAAATGGCTGCTATTCATGTCTTCATCATAttccttccttttccatTCTTTCCTTTAGTCGATGGAATCTAGTTCAAAGCTTGCGTTTTTATAGGGACGATTGAgattgaaagagagaaatacATTAGGAATTTGCTTTGTTCGTCAATATAGTCCGTATACATATAGTCTCTTGATTTGCGGTAAGGATAGAAAAAAGTCTCTTGCGACAATCTTCTTGTTTGAACAGCCGTGTTTTTCTAATTTGCGACTGAGGATCGCCCGTACCATCAGTTGAGGCTACCATTGCCATTGATATCTAACGTTTGATACATTGGTTCTCTCATCATAATTCGATGCCTTCTcatgttttaattaataaattaattatctgACTAAATACCTAGACATACATTGATGGCAGCAAATTACCCCTGGAGCTGAGGAATAAAGAAGACAGCGACAAAATCACGCCGCAGGCTTCTTACATATCCTGGCCACCACAATCTTGCAATCCGCTATTTCCCAAGACGCCCAAACACCCTTGCCTATGATATCCTTTGCATCCAATAATGCATTATCAACACGCTCCTCTGCTAGATTGCGAAAAGGGCGAATAAAAGATAAGTGTAAAAtcataaaaaataaaaaatcctGTTGGGCTTCCTGGTAACTCCGAGTCGCGAAATGAATATATACGTAGATGTAAAGAAACCGATAAATTGTGCCCCCTATTCTCTCAAAGTTCCCTCGGAGgcaaagagggagaaaagagaagttTGGAATagaggaaggaaagaaaaaagacgcGTCTTCCCCATTCCTGTACACATCACTCCAGCTTATCCAGATGTTCCAGCCGCGTCAACACAACCTGCTTGCTCGTCTCCTCAATCTCGCCCGCCAGAAAGACCTCATCGAGGATGGCGTAGACCTTGTAAAAATTGAAGACGAGGTCGAGCTCGCAGACGTTGCCGAAGAAGGAGTCGAGGACCTCAACGAAGAAGTGGATGGCCTCGAGGAAGGCGAGCTCGTTGTCGTTTGTGTCGACGCAggcgcagaagaagaggcccgCGTAGCGGCGGTAGACGATCTTGTTGTTGCGGAACTCGACAAAGTTGGACTGGTATTTCTGGTCGCGCGGGGCGACGAGGCGGTGGACCTCGCCCTTGAGCTTGATCTTTTCGTCGTCGCTGTAGGGGGCGTACCATTTGGCGAGGCGGGTTTTGCCCCTATTGATTGATTGGAGGAGTTAGTTTTGCgaaggttattttttttgggggggaaaagACGCGCGTGGgttggagaagaggcaggCTTACTGTCTGTTttggatgaggatgaaggagAGCATGATtgttggaggaggagagagaaagagagagcgaCGAGTTTTGGTGTAGTTGAGGGAGAGTAGCAGGATGGAGGATGAATAATACAGACGTCGATGGTTTAGTTGGACGTTGCTCAATTACAGCGCGCGTCTAGGGAACCGTGGGGCCGGAGCATGCGGATCGGATGCCATTGGCGGCCGGGCCGAGAGAAGGGCCAGTGGGGacttgagaagaagagagcaataACAGCAATATATCACAGTCAGATACATGTGCTCAttctgatgatgaagaatattatagttcAATTACTTTTGATTCTTTTAGGAGATGAAATTGGgggaaaaaatgaaaaaaaaaaaaaaaaaaaaaaaaaaagttattgcATGAGTGGAAATCATAAAAGGCTAAGGTAGTTAAAAGGGTTGGTTGACATGTATGCGGCTTAAAGAGCAAGAGGATTGTGATGAGTGTTGGGGAAGAACTAAATTGAATCATGTGTGTAGCGGAGACTATTAGCAAATAATGGGAGAGATACCATTGCCTTGTGTCAACTGATGAGGAATCATAGGAATGGTGGCGTATACAAGAGACGATACGAGGCCAAGACGCACTGATGAGTGGTCATTTGGTGTCTCTCGATGGCCGCTACTGAGCACACAAGTATGGAGTGGTTGTACGTCATATGCcgagagaagagcaaaaaaacagagaaaaaaatccgAATATGAGAGAACGAcaaaaacgaaaagaaaacatcaGATCAAATCATACCACCGGGCAAAGGAATTCCCCACTGCTTCAATGCATGTCCGGATAACGTTGCCGCTGACTCGTCGTCTGCAATCCGCTTTGCTAGAGAGGAACGCCCACCTACGCTGTAGCTGCAAATAGATAGGTCTGTCTGCCTATTAAGCAGTGGGCGAGCGTCGACAATGAAAGCAACAGTTTTTACCTGACCCGTTCTTTTTGACTGCTGATCACCTCCGTTGAGTTTATCTTTGTGTATCACTGCTCCATAGTAATGTAATTATAGGCTACGCTTTAAGCTCGAGTGCTGCTGTAGCGCAATTATAGCGCCTCTGGCCTATAGCTAACAATGCTATAGCGCTTTCCCATCTATTAGGCATATGCGTAGTGCGTGCAATTTGTAAGGTCGATCATAGAAGACTGCTTCAACTGGGCTACGTACCTTGGTAGTGCCGATGCCATTGTGGCTGTCCTCTATGTAATCCTTTGCAGAAGATGTCAGATTTATTAGTAGTACTGTTAGCGATTGAGACGCCTACCGGGGTGGGCCTGGAGAGCGCCACCGGGCGACCCTTAGCCTAAAACCCAGGCCCATCCAGTGGTTTAGTGGCCTGTTCCATGCCCCTCCTCGAGCTCCCCATCTCCAGCACACCATAAGCTCTATGGATCTTCGTTgctgtccttttttttgacCGACTACTCCTTCCATCtctggaaaaggaaaaaaaaaaaaaaagacgtgACCTCACACCGATCGTCGATCTCACCAGCTCTGGAATCGTTCAGTCTGTCAAATCCTGATTCATTCTTCTATTCTTTCGCCTCCCTCCACCATTTCTACGCTTTCTTgagtcttctcttctctttcgccTCCCCTTCCCTTTCACGACCTCGGAGTCCAGTTCAACGCTCCACGCAGTAAAACTCACAGACGAAGGGTCTGATCCTGGCATCTTTCATGCAGCCATCGTCAGATTAACCAGCGCAAGCTCGCATTCCTTATCTTTTCCCCGAGAGTCTCCCGCTCGCCTCTCCGGCCCCCCGGACTCGGCTTTTTGCGACAAACACTCAACACTTCTAAAAAATCACAGCTTAGAATCTTTGATTTCAAGGGATGATGTGGTTACAGAAGAATCCCTACTCTacttggcaatggcaaagcTCCTACGCAGGATCGTTGCCTCCCTCTGGGGCGACCACGGCACCAAGGATCTCTGGCAGCGGATTCTCAAGGATTTCATAGCTTGTGTGATTGCAACCACGATTGCCATTCTCCCCCAGATCAGAAGCTGGTCAACATTTCTTATTCCAATGACTGTTGCCTTTGCACACCCAGGCCAGCGGTTGGGCGTTGTCATTGAGAACATCATCATGGTCATTTTCGGCTCCGGCCTGGGCTTATCATGGTGCATCCTGGGTTTATACCTCGCGAGCTTGGTCTATGATGACAACAAGCCCGCTGCGTTTACTATTCGGGCTCTGTTCTACCTTGCGTGTATCTTGATTCACGGCTATATACGGTCCTCTAGTCCTCGACTCTTTTTATTTGTCTTGTTCGTCATGCTACCCGCGATAACCACGCTCACGGCACCAACCAAGGCTACACCACTCTTATATGAAACTATCTACGTACCAATTCTTATTGGCGTTGGCATTATGCTTTTCGCCAACGTTGTCATATTCCCAGAGCTTTCTGGTAGTTACCTGGGAACTTCTACCATCAACGCCCTCTCCGAAATGGCCAACACATTGGAGCGAGCTACCTACTGGTTCGCCACCCCTGGGGGCGACTGTGTTGAAACTCGAGATCAGGATAGCGTGCGCAGCACCACAGTGACCAACGATAGGGAtattgagcagcagcagcagcagaaaatgAGCCAGAAGAAACAATCCATCATCCGTTACTGGCGCAAATTCTTCTCCGCTTTCCCGAATCCCTTTCGATCTGCCAGGGCTATAGCTACAGTATCCAAAATACCACTACATGCGACCACGCTTGCGTCTCTAATGGAAAAGAAACCTACAATCCGATCTAAGCTTGCTGCGTGTAAGACTGCACAGAATGAAGTTAATTTTGAGATTTCCATCTCACCCCTTGCTCCTGGTGATATGAAACGCATTAGCGTTGATCTCATGAGCAGTCTGTCCCAGAGCATTATTACACTAATTGGTGCTTGCGAAAACAAGTTCATAGTACTTGATGATGAGGGTCGTGAAGAGAACGGCTTGGCAAGTGATGATCCAGAACTCTCAACAGAGAACACGCACAGCCCTGAATCAACCACACCGTCGACCGGTGCCCCAGAAGCTTACCTAAAAGTCAACTCTAATATAAGATCTAGATCGAAAGCAGGCAACTCCATCGATCCCCATAGCAGAGCCGACTACGCCACGCTGAATAGGCAAATTGAGTTGAGCAGCGCCGAGCTTCTTGAATCAATTGTTATGCGGCTTCAAGCTCCTGTACAAGAGTTCCAAGCCTCTACAAATGCAGCGGTGGCTCTTCTTATATCCTGTCTGGCATATTGCTATGATGTTCCCACCCTACCCTCTGGCGCGCCTACCCCTCGAGGTATTCGTTTAGAAGAGATTGATCTGCGCATCGACCTTTTCGCCGATGCTCTAGCAGCGTTTGACCAGCAATCTATCCAACAGCTTAAGCTGGTTGCGATGCAAGAGACAGGCCAATATCTTGATTTCATGCCCCGGATGGAGACATTCCTCATTTCATCGTTTCTTCTAGCCTTTCGCCAGTCTTCAACCCATGTCTTGAATATGCTTCGCCATGCACGCTACTTGGTGGAACAGAGGCAGCGCCGCCATAATAAGTCACGCATCTGGATTCCTCACTATTCAAGTCTTCGAAAGTGGCTTCGTACTGCTGGAGAACGTGATTCAATGGTTCTTCCAGAAGGCGCGAGGCAGGCCGCACGACGCGGGGATTTGGCTGGAAGGCCATCTGAATCTCAATCGAAAGAATCTAGCGGCATTCTTGAGAGTGATGAGCAACAACTGGGGGAGCGCATAACCGATGAGGAAGCGGGCTCTACAACCACTTCTAGATATCTGAAAGTCTTGAAAAGtagaaaaacaagaagcaaaaaaagggggaagaaaggaagagaaaatggGCCAGCCGATAATCACCGGCGATCTAAACATGGgcatgaagagaaagatgctCCTGACAACTGGATTTTAGAATTGCGAGGgaaagcagcagatgctttaGAATGGGCTCAAGACTCTGACGATCTTGCGTATGCACTCAAGCTATCTTTTGCTGTCTTTCTTGTCAGCTTTCCGGCCTTTGTACCGTCTTGGAACCAGTGGTACGGAGATGTTCATGGCGTTTGGGCTCCGCTTCAGCTGATATTTATCTTTGAAGTGGCCATTGGTACTTCTTTGGTCACCTTTATTGTCCGAATGATTGGGCTGGTTCTTGGCTGTACAGCTGGATACGTCTCGTTTGTTATTGCAGGGGGGAGTAGAGCTATTACTGTTGTGGTTCTCGCTTTTACGATCCTACCTGCGGCCTATTTCCATGTTGCAACGAAATATGTCAAGGCTGGCGCAGCAGCCATTATATCAATCAATGTGGTTGCGCTAGGTAAGCTTTtagattttcttctttctgcccGACATAAGACAATATCTGACCATTTTTATTAGCGGCAGAGAATAGTACAGAACTGGCGGTACAGGTCTATTACAAGCGCCTCATAGCTTTTTTGGTAGGGGGTGTTACCGCCACTCTGGTAGAGGTGTCTATCTCCCCTGTGCGCGCCAGAGATCGCCTGGTTGAATCCCTATCTGCCTGTGTGCGTCATATCCAGGGTATGCAGGGCGCCATAGCTGTTGGCGTCGATGAGCCTGAGTTCTTTGATCCTCGCTCTCTAAAGCAGCACCGCCATTTCGATCAATTGCGAGAAAGGGCCCAAGCTTCGCTTGCAGCGGCCGAGACTTTTTTACCGTTCTGTTCTACTGAGCCAAGACTGAAGGGCAGCTTTAAGAAGCTTGCGCCGATATATACTGAAATCATATACGTGCTTCACCAGGTAATCGACCGCATGGACAACGTCGTACAGCTCCGAGCAGCGTATGGTTCCTCAGTGTTGGAAGTCCTGAATCCGCAGGTCTATACGTATCGTCGGAGCATGGTGGCAAGTTGCACCTTGATGCTGTGCTCCGTTAATGAGGCGTTGACAACTTGGCTCCCGCTCCCACAATTCATCCCATCAGCTCGCTTGGCGCATTTACGGCTAATACATAGAGTCCGTAAGATCATCACGTCACAAACATCAACGTCAGCTCCGGTAACACCTACGGTAAGTCATGCTAGCCATGGCAAAACCGAGGGCGAGTACGATGATCAGACAAGCGAAAGGATGGCACGTTTGATAACCAAGCATAATTTTCTCTCCTGGAATGCCAGTACTGCCGGTCAGATGGAAATTATTGAGTACTTGGAAGAATTAGTCGAGCTGGTCAAAATGTTAGTGGGAGTAAATGCATTCCGCTCGGGACTGTTGGAAAAGCCAAAATATCAACATTATGCACAAATGGCAGACTCTCGCCAGGAATCTGCAACCCTGGCTTCCACAAACGagtccagcagctcattaACAACTCAACACAGTAGCATTGCCGTTCCAGAGGAGCCAGGAGAACTTCCAGATTCGGTCTTGAGGCGGGTTGCATTGGCTACTGCTCAAACAGATAATGTCAACCAGAGACCAAGACGAGGGGTTGCTGGAGCGCGACGGCCTTCTTATAGGAGAGGAAGCTTTTTCGGAGAGAATTTGGAAGAAATACCTGCTAGCTTGCAGAGGGTCAACTCTCGGCTTTGGCAAGGAAACGAAGCCGTCAGACGGGCGTCATTCGCGATCACTAGTATGCGGCCTGACTCAGCTGCTAGACCTCGAAAAGGGTAATGGAAAATGGAAGGATAATTCTTTTCCTAGcatgattttttttgttctcctGTTTTCGAAGCGAGCGTGTTCCTACTCATTATCTGGCGTTCCAGAttttatcattttttttttgtcatttTTAATGAAGCAAAAAGACGATATATACCCCACCTGTAAAGGAAGTATGAGGAGTTTGGATCTGTATGAAAGAAAGTATACTGATTTTTACGCGATGGCAATCATGAGCTTACATTTCACATGTACCGCTtgatagagtttatatacaTTTAATCACTTTTATTTACCGTTGCCCATCGCCCATCGCCGATAAACGACATGACAACAGTAATACCGATTGCGCTAAACTCTTTCAACTGACTTTGCAAAAGAAACCAACTAACCCATCATACAATCGTCAAATAACCAGATTCTCAGATCCGTTGTTCTTGATCATGTATCTGATGACCCAAGACCCTCTCCAAGCGCATATTGAACCGGGTCAGAGTAGCCCCAAAACTCCGAGTCGAAACGAGGggggaaaagcaaaagggggaaaagcaAACAAGTGAGCAGCAGATAAGACTAAAAAAGTGATTGCGAACCCCCCAAACCAAAAGAATACTTTGagcaaaaaggagaagaaaaaaaaaaggaagaagcagagaaaagagaaagagaacgTGGCACAAAAAAGAGtctaaataatatttagagTCGTGTGTTGTGCCAGTCTCGTAATGTTGAGCATAGCACGCGTTTTCTTGTGCCTTTGCTGGAACCGCCGGAAGGCCTCCTGAACGTGCCTTGGCTCGATGGGCGTGCGACCCTCACTAGGGGGGTCGAAGAGGCCCTGCTGgagcttgcgcttcttgctcGTGCCACCCTCGACCAGGGCGCCGGTCTGAGCGCGGGCCATGTCCTCTTGCTCCTTGACCTTGAGGGCAACTTCGGTTAGGGTCTGGACCATTTCAAAGGTGAGAAAACCAAGGATATCGACAATATCGTCCGAAGGTTTGCTGTCAGTGACGACACCAAAACCAGCCCATTCACGGAAGCGCTTGCCCTTGCGCCAGGTGAAGGACGCCTGACGATATTCGGACCACGTCACGTACTCTTCTCGGGTCATGACTTTGGTGCGCTCGTCGGCCTTGCGCAGACGCTGGAGGGTGATGTAGttcatctcttcctcctcctcatcttcttcgtcgtcgcgcTCTGGGACCTCGACAGAGTAGAAAGACGCAGGTTCCCAGGGGAGACCGACTTTGgcctttttgttcttcttggctGCCTCGTCTACGGGGCCTCCAGGGACGACACCGCCGACAGCATCGTCGCCAGCAGCGATATCCGCGTCTGCACCTTTGTCGTCAGAGTCCTTGACGTTTTTACGGACGTCTTTCCAGGAGAGAAATGTGCGCAGACGAGATACTTTGGCTTGGTCGTGACGGATTTGAAAAATGAGGTCGTTAGTGCTGATCGATTTTGAGCCACGACGGGCAGCGAGCTCAGTGCAGTTTCGTAACTAAAGATTTGTTTGATATTTAGTTAAATTTGTACGATTTGAGatacacaaaagaaaaagctggTGGCCTACTAGTTCGATGACTTGCTGCCGGACGATGTCTTCGATGATACCGGTTGTTTCTATTGACGGTTCGGTTGTCTCGCCAGAAACGTACATCATCTGTTGGAAAGAGTCAATTGTTATAGCTCGTCTGGAAAGGCGCAACAAGAATCCAGGTCGCATGCGATATCGCCGCCCATTGGCGTAGAAGTATCGATCACTCATGATTGAGTAAAAGTAAGGCTGAGGGCCCTATAGCAAATTTCAAGTAAAGAGAaggtgaagaggaagatgaagctcgTTTAGGGTAAAACTGAGCGTGTGTAAAATTTATAGGAGTTGGTTGATGCTTGCCACTTGGCTATAATTGAGATGCAGCTGGTAAACGCGGCATTGCCAGGCGTTGGTGTTGAAGGATGCGTTGCATGTAGGATCAGAATTTGAAGGTCGCTGATGCATTTTCCTCAAgagttattattaagtagtaGTCTGCCATGACAAATGAGATCGTCTGAGCTGCTCTCAGAGTGAATGATGAGAAGAACGCAACTCTTTTTACTCACGACGGCTCACTCGTTAAATGCGCTCAGCATATAAGAGAAGGTCCAGCTTAGAAAAAAGGTGGTGAAACGAGATATGTGCGATTGAATAACTTGATAATAAGCGTGACGATATCAACCATTATCGCCACCATCATGATGAATGCCCAGACTTCTGAGCCCCATTGATGCTCGAAAATGCTCAGGTACAAGTGAAAGTAGGCAGTATCTCACCTGACTGATTTCTTGGCGATATTTATACGCCTTGACAGCGGTTGATTCCGCCATGCTTCCAGATTTCCAATAAGTAACGaatttccttctctttctgtaGTAATCAGGCCCAAAGCCTGTAAGTAGGACGAAGCGCGTCCAGTGGCTTCCCCCTTCAGAACAGCGCCAGTCGTGCGCCTCCCCCGTAAAAGTCCAGCAGCCGCCCTCGAAAATCGGTATTTCAAGCGAAAAGTCGTATGAAAACTAGCGTCTTTGTGTATCCAAGCGAAGGATCTGGGAATTGTTGGGGTGAGCTTCCGCAATTGGTGAACAGCGACTGCCGCAGTTTTGGCCTCCAAAGTCGGAATCCGTCCGAGTCGCTTACAAAGAAGTATTCGCTTCTATgaatccaaaaaaagagaagagagagcgtAGAGAGGAGCGAGAGAGGCAGATGAATTGAAGCTGATTTTAGTAAGCCGAGTTCGAGCAATAATGGAATCCCCAAAGCtagacaaagagaagaaaaccaCGATGAGTAGGAGACAGTCGAGGCTGAGATGAAGAGGCACCAACGCGACAGAATCGGAGTCTGATTCGTTAGAAGCGAAGTATGCTAGTTGCACCCCCTCTGAATGTGCTGGTGAAATGCTAAACACACACCAAACGCCGTGACAAGTCACGTGATGAGAATCGGCTTGTCACTGCCCAGCAAACAGCGACGGACGGTACATGAGACTGACACCCTGAATAAGAGTACTGGAGGTTTATAATATGGACAAAAGCACATCATCACTGCTAACAGTAGCGGTTATGATGCAATCTTTGGCTATTGCAGGCTACGGTAGTGATGGCGAGCATTAAACCAGCATGCTGCGCtgaactttttatttatttttctactCAATGGCTCTCCATCCCTCAAACCCTTCTCCCCTGAAACTCCAAATAATCATGTAATGTCCCGCAAGTAGCTGCCACTCTTCAACTTCATCGAGCCCTTCGAGTCTGTCaactctctccttctcctcagcaCCCACCCATTTAGTCCATATGCGATCAATTGTCAATTGACGGGTAGTCTCAAATCCTATCCTCTTAAGCCGAGCTGCTTCGTCTGCTTCGTTCCTGCGCCGCTCAAGGCTGGGCATGTGAATGTTCCTTGCTGCCAAATTCGACACCATGGTATCGCTAAAAGGATCCCCAAGATGGATTGGCTCGTAGATGACGACTGCTGCATTGGGTATTCGGGAAGTAAGGTATTCA
Proteins encoded:
- the APS2 gene encoding AP-2 complex subunit sigma, with protein sequence MLSFILIQNRQGKTRLAKWYAPYSDDEKIKLKGEVHRLVAPRDQKYQSNFVEFRNNKIVYRRYAGLFFCACVDTNDNELAFLEAIHFFVEVLDSFFGNVCELDLVFNFYKVYAILDEVFLAGEIEETSKQVVLTRLEHLDKLE
- a CDS encoding uncharacterized protein (EggNog:ENOG41), which produces MIIPGQEEARKKQKLEEEYEGPFLLDSLMGMDEGECFAPGLAPCTQTPQPQLQPQDKSDIYLGVTNKPLGRGPPYDPAVHELFHNQDNTWIQMANRPTALDLWDTMYLDECHQSPSESEYDPY
- a CDS encoding uncharacterized protein (EggNog:ENOG41~TransMembrane:2 (o20-45i159-177o)); translation: MSPHVLVQAERHEEPKKLGTLTASLFFCLVCLSIFTLASLFVAHLERYKRQIVRILLSPFDTPDEGDDAQLRRDLFLHQQLNEKDFSQLDQQLNGPSSPLPSNNHDHKHSFTMGDAKFSMDSNDQVLFHVQVTMGCNGLRDLYNVGFMRQDTLEKRIDGAINQLSIINIVSICAIWLREKICRNSFAGTSPNVKDLCVFLQRRGCSQDMCCQIFYTAFHRLRPHLASQVSLRVSGETLTDFRSIVDYIYDHWHRWVEDAQAAADHAALLAAAKDPLPQTYPAYNHNLQSMPKGKYQKHVQESFSKLHRHQNHHYYHDSVKVEDGPAPLHEEHQPEDCAPYDLGQASTWGSAPDQAGKCRTRSDDCVCKQCSITVPREKKNKTALNQLVPGPEYVCPNCGQQGDHYNYFCTVNSKSANFVYKPGFKEMADLSNDKMHMDPQRAAWMATGSNYADELLPKQVPSAQLEADDKSSSDLIMLNSGSEIEEAKFTCFNDVGGKEFGSGPTLRGVRHTDGRLSP